In the Pseudanabaena sp. PCC 7367 genome, one interval contains:
- a CDS encoding DUF192 domain-containing protein, with amino-acid sequence MLDQKKGLTNKTELSLAGDRLKNKTQNMLVMMSNQVGHRLTQPHRGLVMGVALASILLIGCANPKSSTTKLTTMPQIQTSQNEQSAIAAAVEVDRQKAQFLPITATATIADQVIELEVTRTPQQQALGLMFRPELPADRGMLFDFQPAKQVAFWMKNVPVNLDMIFLLNDQVVAIEHSVPPCTSEPCAIYPSTPILADRVIELRTGRAQELGIKVGDQIKVTALDASD; translated from the coding sequence ATGCTAGATCAAAAAAAAGGATTAACAAATAAAACTGAGCTGAGCTTAGCAGGCGATCGGCTTAAAAATAAAACCCAAAATATGCTGGTGATGATGTCTAACCAAGTTGGCCACAGGTTGACGCAGCCTCATCGAGGTCTAGTTATGGGTGTGGCTTTAGCTAGCATTTTGCTGATTGGTTGTGCAAATCCAAAATCTAGTACAACTAAGCTTACTACTATGCCGCAGATCCAAACTAGTCAAAATGAGCAATCTGCGATCGCTGCCGCTGTTGAGGTCGATCGCCAAAAGGCTCAGTTTCTACCCATTACTGCCACCGCGACAATCGCCGACCAGGTAATTGAGCTAGAAGTAACTCGCACCCCCCAGCAACAGGCTTTAGGCTTGATGTTTAGGCCAGAGCTGCCCGCCGATCGCGGCATGTTATTTGATTTTCAACCCGCTAAACAGGTGGCCTTTTGGATGAAAAATGTGCCGGTCAATCTGGATATGATCTTTTTGCTCAATGATCAAGTAGTAGCGATCGAGCATTCCGTTCCCCCCTGCACCAGCGAGCCCTGTGCGATCTACCCTAGCACGCCAATTCTGGCCGATCGGGTAATTGAGCTGAGGACTGGCCGTGCCCAGGAGTTAGGCATAAAAGTGGGTGACCAGATCAAAGTTACGGCTTTGGACGCATCTGATTAG
- a CDS encoding DUF3038 domain-containing protein — protein sequence MALETPDSSATEPSSSEPQPPEQLHQIKAHLDLVILALEALTGIGSEAILQAAQDLQLQEVLGDRITLWRWRQANPLRKGKGGRKKLDVDEARAMALISSHLAAQKQTEIRNAIGQLESCSAQNRLPYQAPILGDYLDAFNNLYGDRMNIDQSQIVNSVLEKLALKLLIDLLFYSAPTGSRRLWVALLERSRSHE from the coding sequence ATGGCACTGGAAACCCCTGATTCTTCAGCAACAGAACCCTCATCGAGCGAGCCCCAACCACCAGAGCAACTCCACCAGATTAAAGCCCATCTGGATCTGGTGATTTTAGCGCTGGAAGCCTTGACCGGAATTGGCTCGGAGGCGATCTTGCAAGCGGCTCAGGATTTACAGCTTCAGGAAGTGCTAGGCGATCGGATCACGCTGTGGCGCTGGCGGCAGGCCAATCCGTTGCGCAAGGGCAAAGGTGGCCGCAAAAAGCTGGATGTGGATGAAGCCAGGGCGATGGCCTTGATTAGCTCCCACCTGGCTGCCCAAAAACAGACCGAAATCCGCAATGCGATCGGCCAATTGGAATCTTGTTCGGCGCAAAATCGTCTACCTTATCAAGCACCAATTTTAGGCGATTATCTCGATGCGTTTAATAATCTCTATGGCGATCGAATGAATATTGACCAGTCGCAAATTGTCAACTCGGTGTTAGAAAAGCTAGCATTGAAATTACTAATCGATCTTTTGTTCTACAGTGCCCCCACCGGATCGCGTCGTCTGTGGGTAGCCCTCTTGGAACGCAGCCGCAGCCATGAATAG
- a CDS encoding CHASE2 domain-containing protein, with protein MWSSLKGWLWEWRGVLVAGPSAATIIILLRLIGALQPLEWGALDQFLRWRPTESTDDRIVVVGIDETDINRLEQWPASDRELAKLLELVRAQEPAAIGLDVVRDRPMQPGHDRLIEVFKSTPNLVGGGKTSYGVAPGEAILGNEAIAPPPVLAELEQAAPVNLVQDSDGTVRRGLVAIQVNDQGDSEVSFSLYLAALYFEANQIPYVDTLDAIMPFSSNFGGYAVADNSGKQFLLDYRRSDPSFTIVSMFDVLDQKIDPELMRNRVVLIGVTAASEKDYFITPLDRSIWGDFGETSGVEIHAHMVSYFLSYVADGRMGIRVWSEPIEWLWILGWAIAGSIISWKWRHAGGKGKETQSRVNFIYLFIQTISTLGLVGLLIGLSYGAFLAGWWIPVVPPLIATTVSVALIVGYIAQSAAEIRTQFGRYLSDDVVASLLETPEGLKLGGQRREVTVMMCDLRGFSSISERLDPEQVVQILNIFLGTMAEVIVKYRGTIDEFIGDAILAIFGAPILGENDAERAVACAVEMQLKMTEVNQRITALGLPKIEMGIGLNTGVVVVGNIGSTTRAKYGIVGSNVNLTARIESYTVGGQILISEPTYKAVDSCEISGSLQVEPKGVTEPITIYDVSGVSKYDLQLAGSEFELLPIAKDVIVEYKVLQDKHLGNDVFEGRVMRLSPNGAEIITDEELTPMTNIRLLPPLGVDQPQADTGFYAKVLDRPTEPHNGDRTIYIHFTTIPPEAEVWLLNLYDEAQKVKA; from the coding sequence ATGTGGTCAAGCTTAAAAGGGTGGTTGTGGGAATGGCGCGGCGTTTTGGTCGCTGGGCCTAGTGCGGCAACAATCATAATTTTGTTACGGCTGATTGGTGCATTGCAGCCGCTGGAATGGGGAGCGCTTGATCAGTTTTTGCGCTGGCGACCAACCGAGTCCACCGACGATCGCATTGTGGTGGTGGGCATCGACGAAACTGATATTAATCGGCTGGAGCAATGGCCTGCTAGCGATCGTGAATTAGCCAAGTTGCTGGAGTTAGTTCGAGCCCAGGAACCAGCAGCGATCGGCCTGGATGTGGTGCGCGATCGGCCAATGCAACCGGGGCACGATCGCTTGATCGAAGTATTTAAGTCCACGCCTAATCTGGTTGGGGGTGGCAAGACTTCCTATGGGGTTGCGCCAGGAGAAGCCATCCTGGGGAATGAAGCGATCGCCCCGCCACCAGTATTAGCAGAATTGGAACAGGCCGCCCCAGTGAACCTGGTACAAGATAGTGATGGCACAGTGCGACGTGGTCTGGTGGCAATTCAGGTTAATGACCAGGGCGACAGTGAGGTTAGTTTTAGCCTGTACTTGGCCGCGTTGTATTTTGAAGCCAATCAGATTCCCTATGTGGATACGCTGGATGCAATTATGCCCTTCAGCAGTAATTTTGGTGGTTATGCGGTGGCGGATAACAGCGGTAAGCAGTTTTTGCTGGATTACCGGCGCAGCGATCCCAGCTTTACGATCGTGTCGATGTTTGATGTGTTGGATCAAAAAATCGATCCAGAACTAATGCGCAATCGGGTTGTACTGATTGGGGTGACGGCGGCAAGCGAGAAAGATTATTTTATTACCCCCCTCGATCGCAGCATTTGGGGTGACTTTGGCGAAACCTCTGGGGTAGAAATCCACGCCCATATGGTGAGCTATTTTCTTAGCTATGTGGCCGATGGCCGAATGGGGATTCGGGTCTGGTCAGAACCGATCGAGTGGCTCTGGATTCTGGGCTGGGCGATCGCCGGCAGCATAATTAGCTGGAAGTGGCGACATGCGGGTGGCAAAGGCAAAGAGACCCAATCGCGGGTTAATTTTATCTATTTGTTTATCCAAACGATTTCTACCCTTGGCCTGGTGGGCTTGTTGATCGGTCTGAGCTATGGTGCTTTTCTGGCTGGCTGGTGGATTCCGGTGGTGCCACCGCTAATTGCGACCACTGTTTCCGTGGCTTTGATTGTCGGTTATATTGCCCAGAGTGCGGCGGAAATTCGGACTCAATTTGGTCGCTATTTATCCGATGATGTGGTGGCAAGCTTGCTGGAAACCCCGGAAGGGCTCAAGCTGGGCGGGCAGCGCCGCGAAGTGACGGTGATGATGTGTGACCTACGCGGATTTTCCTCAATTTCGGAACGGCTCGATCCAGAACAGGTGGTTCAGATTTTGAATATCTTTCTGGGCACGATGGCCGAGGTGATCGTTAAATATCGCGGCACGATCGATGAGTTTATTGGCGATGCGATCCTGGCTATTTTTGGCGCGCCGATCTTGGGGGAAAATGATGCCGAGCGGGCGGTTGCCTGTGCGGTGGAAATGCAGTTAAAAATGACCGAGGTCAATCAACGTATTACTGCGCTGGGGCTGCCCAAAATTGAAATGGGAATCGGCCTGAATACTGGTGTAGTGGTGGTTGGTAACATTGGTTCTACTACCCGCGCCAAGTATGGCATTGTGGGTAGCAATGTTAACCTTACGGCTCGAATTGAATCCTATACGGTGGGTGGTCAGATCTTGATTTCAGAACCCACTTACAAAGCGGTAGATAGCTGTGAGATTTCTGGCTCGCTGCAGGTGGAGCCGAAGGGGGTCACCGAGCCGATCACCATCTATGACGTGAGCGGGGTGAGTAAGTATGATTTGCAACTTGCTGGCAGTGAATTTGAATTGTTGCCGATCGCTAAGGATGTGATTGTTGAGTATAAGGTTTTGCAGGATAAACATCTGGGTAATGATGTATTTGAGGGCAGGGTAATGCGGTTGTCTCCCAATGGGGCGGAGATTATTACCGATGAAGAACTTACACCAATGACTAATATTCGGCTGCTGCCGCCGCTAGGAGTGGATCAACCCCAGGCCGACACTGGCTTTTATGCGAAGGTGCTCGATCGCCCAACTGAACCGCACAATGGCGATCGCACGATTTATATTCACTTCACCACGATTCCGCCGGAAGCCGAGGTATGGCTGCTTAATTTGTATGATGAAGCCCAGAAGGTTAAAGCTTAG
- a CDS encoding IS5 family transposase translates to MKKPPQYRVRNWQEYNKSLKQRGSLIFWISKEAIEMWLEPERSGNRGASNRYSDQAIATIAMLKSIYGLAGRQVTGLVESLFTLMNIDLPVPDHSTVSRRMGKLAIELPHQKTQAARHVVVDSTGVKVYGEGEWKTRQHGIGKRRTWRKIHLGVDESSGEILAAAVTSNQYHDGQILPELLNQIEDEIKQVSGDGAYDHRDCYDAISARQAQSVIPPRKNAKIWQHGNCKAPPHPRDQNLRRIRKVGRAKWKRETGYHRRSLAETTMFRLKTIFGGKLRSRNFDNQAVELFLQCVALNRIMMLCKPDSYLVED, encoded by the coding sequence ATGAAAAAACCCCCACAATACCGCGTCCGCAACTGGCAAGAGTATAACAAAAGCCTCAAACAGAGAGGAAGTCTAATTTTCTGGATTAGCAAGGAGGCAATAGAGATGTGGCTAGAGCCAGAGCGATCCGGCAACAGAGGCGCATCAAACAGATACAGTGACCAAGCGATTGCGACGATTGCGATGCTCAAGAGCATATATGGATTGGCAGGCAGACAAGTCACCGGTTTGGTCGAATCATTATTTACCCTGATGAACATAGACTTACCGGTGCCAGACCACAGCACAGTTTCAAGACGGATGGGCAAATTAGCGATCGAGTTACCCCATCAAAAGACTCAGGCAGCGAGACATGTGGTGGTTGATAGCACCGGCGTGAAAGTTTACGGAGAGGGAGAGTGGAAAACGCGTCAGCATGGCATAGGTAAGCGTCGCACCTGGCGTAAAATTCATCTGGGCGTAGATGAGTCAAGCGGTGAAATTCTTGCGGCAGCGGTTACCAGCAACCAATATCATGATGGCCAAATTCTACCTGAACTGCTTAATCAGATTGAGGATGAAATTAAGCAAGTATCTGGGGATGGTGCGTATGACCATCGTGACTGTTATGATGCAATCTCTGCTAGACAAGCCCAGTCAGTAATTCCACCACGCAAAAATGCCAAAATTTGGCAACATGGCAATTGTAAAGCACCACCGCATCCGCGTGACCAAAATTTACGGCGCATCCGTAAGGTTGGTCGTGCCAAGTGGAAACGAGAGACTGGCTATCATCGGCGCTCACTGGCAGAGACTACTATGTTTAGATTGAAGACTATTTTTGGCGGTAAGTTACGCTCACGAAATTTTGATAATCAAGCGGTGGAGCTGTTTTTACAGTGCGTGGCTCTTAATCGTATAATGATGCTATGCAAGCCTGATTCTTACCTGGTTGAAGACTAA
- the sfsA gene encoding DNA/RNA nuclease SfsA has protein sequence MLVYSFPELSTGKLVKRYKRFFADIELENGEIVTAHCANTGPMTGICTPGATVYVSHSNNPKRKLKYSWELIEVDQTIVGVNTSLPNKVIGAMLEQRLLEPLEPYTSFKGEVKYGQENSRIDFLLTSEVAQTYVEIKNTTWAKGNLALFPDTVTTRGQKHLRELMAVMQEAPEQKEVSGDRPASKTTSARKSTKSGKTKSTKPEQSPKSSLPNLATKAALIYFINRHDCDRFTPGDEADPEYGKLFRAAIDRGVMVLPCRFEISPAGIKYLGLAELVI, from the coding sequence ATGCTAGTTTATTCATTCCCAGAACTTTCCACTGGCAAACTGGTCAAGCGCTACAAGCGATTTTTCGCCGACATTGAACTAGAAAACGGCGAGATTGTTACTGCCCATTGCGCCAACACTGGCCCGATGACTGGGATTTGTACGCCCGGTGCAACGGTTTATGTATCCCATAGCAACAACCCTAAGCGCAAGCTTAAATATAGCTGGGAGTTGATCGAAGTGGATCAAACGATCGTGGGAGTCAACACCAGCCTACCGAACAAGGTGATCGGTGCAATGCTGGAGCAACGTTTGCTAGAACCACTCGAACCCTACACCAGTTTTAAGGGCGAAGTGAAATATGGCCAGGAAAACAGCCGGATCGATTTTTTGCTCACCAGTGAAGTAGCCCAAACCTATGTAGAAATTAAAAATACCACCTGGGCAAAGGGCAATCTGGCACTCTTCCCCGACACTGTGACCACCAGAGGCCAAAAACATCTGCGCGAGCTAATGGCGGTAATGCAGGAGGCTCCTGAGCAAAAAGAAGTTAGTGGCGATCGCCCTGCTTCCAAAACAACTAGCGCCAGGAAATCCACTAAGTCGGGTAAGACTAAATCGACTAAACCAGAGCAATCACCAAAATCGTCACTTCCTAATCTTGCTACCAAAGCAGCCCTCATTTACTTTATCAATCGCCACGATTGCGATCGCTTTACCCCAGGTGATGAGGCTGATCCTGAGTATGGCAAGCTGTTTCGAGCGGCGATCGATCGCGGTGTAATGGTCTTACCCTGTCGATTTGAGATTTCTCCAGCAGGGATTAAATATCTCGGTTTAGCAGAATTAGTGATTTAA
- a CDS encoding SagB/ThcOx family dehydrogenase, whose translation MSDLPISIAQHYHSRTKYDPEGLRNNNHRLNWGEQPSTYKEYKLGHVYDLKPHLVPDQKAEGQSLLAQRWHRLSKLLFCSYGLTAKFLTMNGDPVYLRAAPSAGALYPAEVYLISGGTALLPAGLYNYQPKNHTLVHFWADTEVWQKLEAACFQHPTLAQTKIAIATTAVFFRSAWRYQARAYRRIYLDTGHLLGNIELAAAIFGYRPYLVGGFNDDVVNELLYLDGAEEGATAIIPLLDLQENEFICRGIEARGRNLDPNSQGYAAIATSPTTAIASATHTNFPDLSESELLSYFHQATKLDAPAIGSKATEIEPAPESTSGNPEPNLSDRSKQVLSNESEPEAQSKAGQSTANSYPLDDRYNFPFCTKIAIATDQRVDWVDEVGDLTSLEDCIISRRSTRAFRGEAIELAQLKLLLDFTYQSQNYVEQGLDGEPDYFDLSLIQTFVAASAVNGLEDGCYYYATGSQELRQIRFKNFRQELHFLCLGQDLGRDAAVVMFHAADLGQAIAKYGDRAYRYLHLDAGHLGQKLNLAALKLGLGVSGIGGFFDDHVNEVLGISAEAAVLYVTTIGIPR comes from the coding sequence ATGTCAGACTTGCCCATCTCGATCGCCCAGCATTACCACAGCCGCACCAAGTACGACCCAGAAGGCTTGCGCAACAACAATCATCGCCTGAATTGGGGCGAGCAACCATCTACCTACAAGGAATACAAGCTGGGGCATGTTTATGATCTCAAGCCCCACCTGGTGCCAGATCAAAAAGCAGAAGGGCAAAGCCTGCTGGCGCAACGCTGGCATCGACTTTCTAAACTACTGTTTTGTAGCTATGGGCTGACGGCTAAGTTTTTGACCATGAATGGCGATCCGGTTTATTTGCGGGCGGCTCCGTCGGCAGGTGCACTCTATCCGGCTGAGGTATATTTGATCTCTGGCGGCACAGCATTACTACCGGCTGGGTTGTATAACTATCAGCCTAAAAACCATACGCTGGTGCACTTTTGGGCAGATACTGAAGTTTGGCAGAAATTAGAGGCAGCCTGTTTTCAGCATCCAACTCTGGCACAAACCAAAATTGCGATCGCCACTACGGCAGTATTTTTTCGATCGGCCTGGCGATATCAAGCCCGTGCCTATCGGCGCATATATTTAGATACGGGGCACCTGTTGGGCAACATTGAGCTAGCAGCAGCGATCTTTGGTTATCGGCCCTATCTGGTGGGTGGGTTTAATGACGATGTGGTTAATGAGTTGCTCTATTTAGACGGGGCAGAAGAAGGCGCAACGGCGATCATTCCCCTGCTCGACCTGCAAGAGAATGAATTTATATGTCGGGGCATTGAGGCCAGGGGGCGCAATTTAGATCCCAACAGCCAGGGATATGCCGCGATCGCCACCTCTCCTACTACAGCGATCGCCTCCGCCACCCATACCAACTTTCCCGATCTGAGCGAATCAGAACTGCTGAGCTATTTCCATCAGGCCACCAAGTTAGATGCTCCGGCCATTGGCAGCAAGGCCACAGAAATAGAACCAGCACCAGAATCCACCTCTGGTAACCCTGAACCAAACTTGAGCGATCGCAGTAAGCAAGTGCTGAGCAACGAGTCGGAACCGGAGGCACAAAGTAAAGCTGGGCAATCGACTGCCAATTCTTACCCGCTCGACGATCGGTATAACTTTCCGTTTTGCACCAAAATTGCGATCGCCACTGACCAGAGAGTTGATTGGGTAGATGAAGTTGGCGACTTAACTTCCCTCGAAGATTGCATTATTTCGCGGCGATCGACCAGAGCCTTTCGCGGTGAAGCGATCGAGTTGGCACAATTAAAGTTGCTGCTGGATTTTACTTACCAAAGCCAGAATTATGTTGAACAGGGGCTGGACGGCGAACCGGATTATTTTGATCTGAGCCTAATTCAAACCTTTGTGGCGGCTTCGGCAGTAAATGGCCTGGAGGATGGTTGTTATTATTACGCAACCGGATCGCAAGAGCTACGCCAGATCCGGTTCAAGAATTTCCGGCAGGAGTTGCATTTTCTTTGTTTGGGGCAGGACTTGGGGCGGGATGCAGCGGTGGTGATGTTTCATGCCGCTGACCTGGGGCAAGCAATCGCAAAATATGGCGATCGTGCCTATCGCTATTTACACCTGGATGCGGGGCATTTGGGGCAAAAACTAAACCTGGCCGCGCTCAAGCTGGGACTGGGTGTCAGTGGGATTGGTGGCTTCTTTGATGATCATGTGAATGAGGTGTTGGGTATTTCGGCCGAAGCGGCGGTTTTATATGTGACTACGATCGGTATACCGCGTTAA
- a CDS encoding DUF4335 domain-containing protein codes for MNSQQSRATTHLQRYQQPTCLLEVWTNYAAMSQWSDRPIASNLRFRLQVGNRTVKGNQQQLATTIETVVNYVDRSLANDSGYTLNHNLVLPKLKQLNLSTLQLFDLVANLEQCTNELTLLPSLDLELKRVTPNWLKVAAVLVAAIGVSLGTVRLITPQFSPQLARQDETTVATSAPESNPDRSNDLDNSDAIAPAAPETTAKESTPLPSDPDDQPAETDAAAELPVTADEPTAKSSLENELNLDPVEPEAIESELDQLASLPELPEAQSPQSSARQDAATVPADQPTDLQRNETSLDDAPIDNSGANRNIKPNASPRAARKRTNSPASPPAKIAGQDRQDRNNPALPQPTAPPYPSASTPLPSVTTPGDSSSSNNNESKDEAVTGIAPSEQLESRQRNQEIQPGRLSQRSEPATIGRSNTNDLDGDVSATESFGDHNRGANIQIVTIALNGQSISNTEQTRLANSLQQHLRSQNLYNSDDFADYGNLNRSGTATFVITLQPGQPNQVRLDRSASSLVGDSNDLANPIERSLSTWNPPIEAIVGFSNSSKSVQIKLTLQIN; via the coding sequence ATGAATAGTCAGCAATCCCGCGCCACCACCCATCTGCAACGCTATCAGCAACCAACCTGCCTGTTGGAGGTGTGGACTAATTATGCGGCAATGTCGCAATGGAGCGATCGACCGATCGCCAGTAATTTACGCTTTAGATTGCAAGTTGGTAATCGCACCGTAAAGGGAAATCAGCAACAATTGGCAACCACGATCGAAACTGTAGTTAATTACGTCGATCGATCGCTGGCCAATGACTCTGGTTATACGCTCAACCATAATTTGGTGCTGCCCAAGCTCAAGCAATTAAACCTCTCAACGTTGCAATTATTTGATCTGGTGGCCAATTTGGAGCAATGCACCAATGAGCTAACCCTTTTACCCAGCTTGGATTTGGAACTAAAGCGGGTTACCCCCAACTGGCTCAAGGTGGCGGCGGTATTGGTAGCGGCGATCGGGGTTTCGTTGGGCACAGTGCGATTGATTACGCCCCAATTTTCGCCCCAGTTGGCACGCCAGGATGAAACTACGGTGGCAACGTCTGCGCCGGAATCTAATCCAGATAGGTCAAATGATTTGGATAATTCAGACGCGATCGCTCCTGCTGCACCTGAAACTACTGCTAAGGAGTCAACTCCCCTACCCTCTGATCCTGATGATCAACCAGCGGAAACTGATGCGGCGGCTGAGTTACCAGTAACTGCTGACGAACCGACAGCCAAGTCAAGCCTTGAAAATGAGTTGAATCTAGATCCTGTCGAGCCAGAAGCGATCGAATCGGAGTTAGATCAACTTGCCAGTTTGCCAGAGCTACCAGAAGCTCAATCACCTCAGAGTTCTGCTAGACAAGATGCAGCGACCGTACCGGCCGATCAGCCAACTGATTTGCAACGGAATGAGACTAGCTTAGATGATGCGCCGATCGATAATTCTGGCGCTAACCGCAATATTAAACCCAACGCCAGCCCCAGAGCAGCTAGAAAACGTACTAATTCCCCAGCTAGTCCGCCAGCTAAGATCGCGGGTCAAGACCGTCAGGATCGCAATAATCCTGCTTTACCCCAACCCACTGCACCACCTTATCCAAGCGCTAGTACGCCCCTCCCATCTGTTACAACGCCTGGAGATAGTTCTAGCTCTAATAATAATGAATCTAAAGATGAAGCAGTGACAGGGATAGCACCATCTGAACAACTAGAATCTCGTCAACGCAACCAGGAGATTCAGCCAGGTCGATTATCCCAACGATCGGAACCAGCCACGATCGGCCGCAGCAACACTAATGATCTCGATGGTGATGTATCGGCTACTGAATCGTTTGGCGATCATAATAGAGGCGCAAATATCCAGATAGTTACGATCGCTCTGAATGGTCAAAGCATTAGTAATACTGAACAAACCAGGTTAGCCAATTCATTACAACAACATTTGCGATCGCAAAATTTATATAACTCTGATGATTTTGCTGATTATGGCAATTTAAATCGATCGGGCACCGCCACTTTTGTCATTACGCTCCAACCAGGCCAGCCCAATCAGGTTAGATTAGATCGCAGTGCTTCCAGTCTTGTTGGTGATTCAAATGATCTAGCTAATCCAATTGAGCGATCGCTTAGTACCTGGAACCCACCGATCGAGGCGATTGTGGGGTTTAGTAATAGTTCAAAATCTGTCCAGATCAAACTCACTTTGCAAATCAATTAG
- the clpS gene encoding ATP-dependent Clp protease adapter ClpS produces MPMLSIAAVTEAPSKGVQTADPKTVRKPYPNYKVIVLNDDFNTFQHVSSCLLKYIPGMSEARAWELTNQVHFEGLAVVWVGPQEQAELYYAQLKNAGLTMAPPEPA; encoded by the coding sequence ATGCCAATGTTATCAATCGCAGCGGTAACAGAAGCCCCCAGCAAAGGAGTCCAGACAGCCGATCCCAAAACTGTCCGCAAGCCCTACCCCAACTACAAAGTAATTGTCCTCAACGACGACTTCAACACTTTTCAGCATGTGTCATCCTGCCTGCTTAAATATATTCCTGGTATGAGCGAGGCCAGAGCCTGGGAATTGACCAATCAGGTGCATTTTGAAGGATTGGCCGTGGTATGGGTTGGCCCCCAGGAACAGGCAGAGTTGTATTATGCGCAGCTAAAAAATGCTGGCTTAACGATGGCTCCACCTGAACCTGCCTAG
- a CDS encoding DUF4079 domain-containing protein has translation MAIQIPDSIQPIFTFAHPALMTATMLIAFYSLYLGIQSWRTRLAKGDEKKKLLEGNFANRHFQIGSIFLVLMVMGAVGGMAVTYVNNNKLFVGPHLLAGLGLISLVAISASLVPFMQKGNAWARYTHVSINFALVGILTWQALTGFEIVQRILDSMTKAS, from the coding sequence ATGGCAATCCAGATTCCGGACAGTATTCAACCTATTTTTACCTTTGCCCATCCCGCGCTGATGACAGCAACCATGCTGATCGCATTTTATTCGCTCTATTTAGGGATTCAATCCTGGCGCACGCGTTTAGCTAAGGGCGATGAAAAGAAGAAATTGCTGGAAGGTAATTTTGCCAATCGCCACTTTCAAATCGGCTCTATCTTTTTGGTATTGATGGTGATGGGTGCAGTTGGTGGCATGGCAGTTACCTATGTGAATAACAATAAATTATTCGTAGGACCTCACTTGCTGGCTGGGCTGGGTCTAATTAGCCTGGTGGCGATCTCAGCCTCGCTGGTGCCGTTCATGCAAAAGGGCAATGCCTGGGCTAGATATACCCATGTATCGATCAACTTTGCCCTGGTGGGGATTCTTACCTGGCAGGCGTTGACTGGGTTTGAGATCGTGCAGCGGATTTTAGACAGCATGACGAAGGCTTCTTAG